Proteins from one Ficedula albicollis isolate OC2 chromosome 21, FicAlb1.5, whole genome shotgun sequence genomic window:
- the PARK7 gene encoding protein deglycase DJ-1 — MASKRALVILAKGAEEMETVIPTDVMRRAGIKVTVAGLTGKEPVQCSRDVFICPDASLEDARKEGPYDVVVLPGGNLGAQNLSESAAVKDILKDQESRKGLIAAICAGPTALLAHGIGYGSKVTTHPLAKDKMMNGAHYSYSESRVERDGNILTSRGPGTSFEFGLAIVETLLGKEVAEQVKAPLILKE, encoded by the exons ATGGCCTCAAAGAGAGCATTGGTGATTCTGGCTAAAGGGGCAGAGGAGATGGAAACTGTAATCCCCACTGATGTTATGAGACGAGCTGGG ATCAAGGTGACTGTTGCAGGCCTAACAGGAAAAGAACCAGTGCAGTGCAGTCGAGATGTCTTCATTTGTCCTGATGCCAGTCTTGAAGATGCCAGAAAAGAG GGGCCTTATGATGTTGTCGTCCTGCCTGGAGGGAACCTTGGAGCTCAAAACTTGTCTGAG TCTGCAGCTGTGAAAGACATTTTGAAGGaccaggaaagcagaaaaggcctgaTTGCTGCAATATGTGCAG GTCCTACTGCTCTTCTGGCACATGGCATAGGGTATGGAAGCAAGGTCACAACACACCCTTTGGCCAAAGACAAAATGATGAATGGAG CTCACTACTCGTACTCGGAGAGCCGCGTGGAGAGGGACGGCAACATCCTCACCAGCCGCGGGCCCGGCACCAGCTTCGAGTTCGGCTTGGCCATTGTGGAGACCCTGCTGGGCAAGGAGGTGGCTGAACAGGTGAAGGCACCTCTAATACTGAAAGAGTGA